In the genome of Primulina tabacum isolate GXHZ01 chromosome 13, ASM2559414v2, whole genome shotgun sequence, the window GAGGACATTCCTGGAGATCACGGATacgataaaaattaataatgttcctgatgatattattagattgcgtttgtttccattttctctcagggaccaagcaagaggatggcttcaatcacttcctttggggagtatcacgACATGGCAGGAGTTGGCGACTAAATTTCTAGCAAAATACTTTCCCCCtgcaaagtctgcacagttgaagattgagattagTACGTTCAGGCAGATTGATTTTGAGCAACTCtatgaggcatgggaaagaTACAAGGAGCTGTTGAGAAAGTGCCCGAACCATGTCTTTGAAGACTCGGTGCAAATCGAATTATTTTACAACGGTCTAAATGGGCAAACACGAGGAACAGtagatgcagcagctggtggcacgatctttGTCAAATCTCCTGAGCAAGCCTATGActtgcttgagcagatgactatAAACAGTTAccagtggccgtctgagagaTCAGGAGTAAAGAGGACAGCTGGAGTGTATGCTGTGGACCCTATTACATCACTCACTGCACAGGTATTTGCATTAACCACACAAATAGCAGCGATGAATAAGGTGAGCACATCGGAAATTTAGGATCCATCGACTGTTGCAGAAGAACCATCTCTACCTGAAGAAGTTCAGTAtatcaaaaaccgaaattttggtggatttggaggatatcgaggtaaccctccccctaacaattatcatcctggtttgagaaatcacaaaaatttttcatatgcgaataataaaaatgtgttgaatcctccaccgggtttcaatacatcaaaggggAAGGAAAGCCTTCATTTGAGGATTTGGTAGGAACGTTTGTTGCCGAGTCTGGAAAAGAATGGCAAAGACTAAGTCTCGTCTTGACAATATGGagactcacatgggaaatatgggtgccacaatgaaatcttTGGAGACGCAAATTGGGCAGTTGGCCAACGCTTTGAGAGATCAGAACAGGGGACAATTTCCTAGTAACACAGAAGTCAACCCAAAATAGCAGTGCAAGGCAGTCACTTTAAGGAGTGGAAAGGAATTGGAGGTACAAAGTCCCAAAGAGAGAGTGGAAAGTGAGAAGACAGTTGAAGAAGGTGAAACTGAGGGAtccaaagctgaagttgaagttgaacaacctccagtatTTAAGCCAACTCTTCCATACCCTCAgaggttcaaaaagaagaatTTGGATAATCAGTTTGCAAAACTTTTAGAGATTTTCAAGCAGATACACATCAACataccatttgctgatgctCTGGACCAAATGCCGAATTATGCAAAATTTATTAAAGATGTGATGTCTAAGAAGAGGAAGCTGCAGGAGTTTGAGACTGTGAAGCTAACTGAAGAGTGTAGTGCCATTCTGCAAAAGAAACTAccacaaaaattaaaagatccagggagttttactattccttgctttattggtggttctaaatgtagtaaagctttatgtgactTAGGAGCAAGTATTAATTTGATGCAATTTTCTATTTATAGGGAACTGGAGCTTGGAGAGGTCAAACCAAACCTTACAGCTTGCAGATAGAAGTCTCACGTATCCACGTGGGATCGTTGAGGATGTACTGGTAAAAgtggataaatttatttttcctgctgacTTTGTGATTTTAGATATGGAAGAGGATCATGATGCTCCATTAATCGTTGGGAAACCATTCTTGGGGACTGGAAGTGCATTGATAGATGTGCATAAGGgtgaactcaccttgagagttggcGGAGAAGCAGTCATTTTTAATATCTATCACGCCATGAAGGGATCAAATGAGGTAAGcacttgtaaaagcattgatgtTATAGACTCGTGTATGTCTCTTGAATGTGCAGGAACTAGGGATCCTTTGGAGAGCTGTTTGATAGGTGCTGCAGGAACTGTTGATGATGATAATTGGGAGGTGAAAGAGCAAAAGGTGGCTCTTGAGGCACTGcagaaagaaaagagaaaagatGCACCGCTTGAGGAGTTGAATGTAAATGAGAAAATTGAGGTAAAACCATCTTCCCCTGACTTGAAGGATCTGCCAAGCCACCTTTGCTATGCATTTTTAGATGAGAAGTCGACATATCCGGTAATCATCTCTTCCTCTCTTACATGTACTGAAAAAGATAAACTATTGAGAGTATTGAGGAAATATAAAAATGCTATAGGATGATCGATTTCTGATATTAGGGGAATTAGCTCtactatatgcatgcataaaattttaatggaggagtcatatactccttatgtggatcatcagaggAGGTTGAATCCAGTAATGAAGGAAGTTGTGAAAAATGAGGTActaaaattgttaaatgctggtgcAATTTATGCCATTTCTGATAGTAGTTGGGTGTCTCCTGTACAAGTTGTGCCTAAAATGGGTGGAATAACTGTGGTTagaaatgaaaatgatgaactaatatctacttgTACTGTAACTGGctggcgagtatgtattgattatagaaagttAAACAATGTcacacgtaaagatcatttttcactgccttttattgatcaaatgcttgatatacgtgctggttattgtcattattgctttttagattgttattcaggttataaccaaaTTGCTATAGTACCAGAAGATCAGGAGCAGACTACTTTCACATGTCTTTATGGcacgtttgcttttaggagaatgccgtttggctatgcaatgcacctgcaacTTTCCAGAGATtcatgatggccatatttgcagaTATGGTGGACGAAataatggaagtcttcatggatgactttACAGGTATTTGGTTCTTCGtttgatcattgtttacataacttaccccttgttttgcagagatgccaggaaaagaacttagttcttaacTGGGAGAAATGTcactttatggtccaagagggcaTTTTCTcggacataaagtgtcttctagGGGATTAGAGGTAGATAGATCCAAGGTGGTTGCAATCGAAAAACTTCCCCCAACAAAGAACATCAAGGGAATAAGGAGCTTCCTAGGATATGCagggttttatcgtagatttattaaagatttttctaagatcacTAAACCCTTGTGTAATTTACTCGAAAAAGAGTCCACTTTtgtatttgatgatgattgtttgcaggcatttgagaagatcaagaaagcATTAGTTACTGCACCGATTATGATATTACCCGActggaaggagccctttgagctaatgtgtgatgcaagtgattatgcagtgggTGCTGTCTTGGGCCAAAGAATGGAAAAGATGTTTAGGGCAATTTACTACGCAAGCCGCAGAATGGATGCCGCACAACAGAATTACACTACAACTgagaaggagatgcttgcagtagtgttTGCTTTCGACAATTCAGGCCCTATTTGATCGGTACAAAGGTAGTTTTTTTTACTGACCATGTAGCTATTCGCTACCTATtcgccaagaaggatgcaaaaccacgcttgataaggtggattttgcttctacaagaatttgacttcgAGGTCAAAGATAAGAAAGGAAGTGAGaatcaagtggctgaccactTGTCGAGACTTGAGCTGGAGGAGAAGAAAGAAGAGGAAGCTATACAGGAAACCTTTCCGGATGAGCAGATCTTCGAGGTAAACTCTGTACTCCCTTGGTTTGATGATATTGCAAATTTTTTGTCTTGTGGTACACTTCCTCCAGATTTGAGCCATCATCAGAAAAAGAGGTTTTTCCATGATGTCAAGTTCTTCTGTTGGAATGATCCATTTGTGTATAAGAGATGTGCTGACCAAGTTATAAGGAGATGCATGGATGGCGTCGAAGGACACCAAATTCTGGAGCAATGCCATTCGTCACCATATGGTGGAGATTTTGGAGCATCACgacagcagctaaggtattgcaatctggtttttattggcctagtttatttaaagatagttataccttagtaaaatcatgtgatagatgccagaggTTAGGAAACATCTCTAGGCGTCACGAACTACCACTGACAAATATTttggaagtggaactttttgatgtttgtggcatagatttcatgggacccttTCCCCCTTCTTTTGGTCATTCGtatattttattagctgtgGATTATGTTTCGAAATGGAtggaagcaatcgccaccaatactaatgacgCTCGTGTTGTAGCTAAATCCGTGCATAAGAACATCTTCACCAGATTTGGAACACCGAGGGCCATTATAAGTGACGAAGGTACACACttttgcaataaaattttcaacttaCTTTTAGCAAAATACAGTGTGAAGCACAAGGTGAcactagcatatcatcctcaatcaAATGGACAAGCTGAAATATCTAACTGAGAGATTAAACAAATACTGGAGAAGACTGTCAACacaaaccggaaggattgggccATTAAGTTAGATGATGCATTGTGGGCCTATCGGACTGCATTCAAgacacctattgggatgtctccctataggctgtttttggtaaagcatgtcatttgCCATTGGAGTTGGAACATAGAGCATTTTGGGCtgtgaagaaattaaattttgatttgcaAGCTTCAGGAGATATTAAAAAACTGCAGTTGAGTGAGATGAATGAGTTTTGAAATGAAGCTTAAGAGAATGCCAAGATCTACCAAGAACAAACCAAGAAATGGCATGACAGAATTATTGTGCGAAGAGAGCTCAAACCCGGACAACAAGTATTGTTATTCAATTCTCGTCTGAAATTGTTTCATGGTAAACTGAAATCGCGTTGGTTAGGGCCATTTGTTATGGAAACGGTGCACCCTCATGGAGCTATCGAGCTAAAGTGTAGTGATGGAAGAACCTTCAAAGTGAATGGACAGCGGGTTAAGACTTAATATGGGACCGAAGTAAGGAATATCGACATTGTCAATTTGAGCGAACCAAACTGAACAGACAGTGACAGTCGGGCTGACGATGTTAAACCAAGTGCTTGTTGGGAGGAAACCCAACCAGTATCTTTTATTGCTTTCGTTTtctttatttgtttttcttttattttcagtagttgataggactcgtttttacgtgtttttagtgttggttttgagtcgcgttcatgcatcatattagtttgttttagttgaattttgcaattttttagcattattgagcatttgactaatctcgtgtattttgtggttattttgtaggaattgaaccaaaagtgggagaaactttggcataatatTGAAGAGATCTCGCTAGGGCGggcaaaagtgaccgccccagcgagcattgtggtctggccgaggattattttgcgcaagtgtctcgctagggcggtcgaaagtgaccgccccagcgaaaccagggacatgctcgaggaagcttattcgaggacctctcgctagggcggtcaaaatataccgccctagcgagaagcgagattgagaaagatttgtttccaaatttctagggactctatcctacactataacctaacacacgagagcaGCGGCCGTTTTTGGATCTTTATCatacttttcatcattttttttggagaggaggctaggagcaaaggagatttcgaagacctcgagatttccacgcgtcgtggccgtcatccatcgttatctttagtattttcattattcagtattttatttcttacattgattgttggtttttatcatgaatttcagtagctaaactctagatttgttgggatttgaggggatcctaccccgtactcggtgttgaacattatttctcgacgtttttattagtgatttgtttatgctattgttctttcgtgtttcaatcgaagcctagctaacttcctttgattatttcatgttgttgatgagttcgatagaatagttaacaatacgatcaaatagtataaaccacggatttacaattttagtagatatacggaattgggtacgtgtcgatagtgatagttcacccgaatgaaagctagtggattccatagaatgtaatgcaatcttgaactgttaaatatttgaggacacttgagtactgcatgttttttattagtattaatatagctcgacagagtatattaattagtctagggaattccatcgaacgcacgagtaaaagtcgagtgtaATTACTTAAACACGAGcggtaggtgaactgataattcccaacaaattcatttctcatttgatttaatccaaattaatcattgcgttcttgaacacgttttctttgcattttaattattttaattgtttactttacattagtttaatcatcaactcaatttatcgttgctaaagaaattttaattgaaaataaaaatagtgtaacgcagtccttgtggaacgatactcgtatttacttacgtttattataacttgactatcgtgcacttgcgatatttaaatcgagcttttatttataaaataaattttgggattattcactgtgcaagttttgctcgatcaagtttttggcgccgttgccggggactgttgattcacaattttttatttttcagttaaattctttagtattatttattttattgttatttgatactctcattgtgttgcagatttttcttgtggtgcatgcgaagatcactCGAGTTTAAGCTTGAGCCTTTTGACCCCGAGATCGAACGCACAGCTAGACGTCGACTACAGCAGCAAAGAGCGAAGGAAAGAATGGAAGGCGATCAACAAAGAGAGGAGCCAAGGCGTATACCGATGTTGGATTATGCACAGCCGTctcttgatggagcacgtccaagcatcgTAAGACCAGTCATCCGAGCTaatcagtttgagatcaagccagctatcattcagatgattcagaacactgtccaatttgGGGGAAGTGCACTTGACGACCCTAATTCTCATATAGctgactttcttgaaatttgtgatacttttaagtttaatggCGTGTCTGATGACGCTATTCGTTTGCGTTTATTTCCATTTTCACTGAGAGATAAAGCTAAGTCGTGGTTAAACTGTTTGCCTGTAGGGTCTATTACTACATGGGAAGATATGGCAAAGGCGTTCCTGATCAAGTACTTTCCTTCGTCGAAGACTATGAAGCTCAGAGCCGACATTACTAATTTTGCTCAATATGAGCAAGAGTCACTTTACGAGGCATGGGAGCGCTACAAGGACTTGTTGAGGAGATGTCCACACCATGAgctgcctcttgggttagttgttcaaactttctactacggtctgcttactcctaaccgtactatgatagatgctgctgcctgtggtaacttactgagaaagacggcggaggaaggatatgagttattggaggagatggctgctagtagCTATCATCCTCAGTCTGATAGGCAGAGACGAGGTGCTGGAGTTAATCAAGTTAATGATTTGTCGACGATTTCAGCACAGTTAGAGGCTTTGAATAGAAAGATTGATGGGATGAGCATGAGTGGGTCGGCTATGCGTCTGCAATAAATTTTCTGTGATAAGTGTGGGGGTGAGCATGATGTGCAGGATTGCCAAGATGGAAACCCATTCTATGTGCCTGAGGGAGCACCGGTAAAACAAGTGGGATTCCAGAACCGTCCTAGAAATGACCCTTACTCGAACACATATAATCCGGGATGGAGGAATCACCCAAACTTTTCATGGGGAGGTCAAAACAACCAACATCGCCAACAAAGAGGTCCACCATATGTGATGCACCAAGGATTCAAGCCAGAACCGTCTCGGGAGGAGAAGTCCAATTTAGAGCAAATGATGactaaatttatttctgcaacAGAGACGAGATTTCAGAACCAAGTTAGAGAATCAAATTGGACAATTGGCTAAGTTGATTGCTAATAGGGAGCAAGGAACTTTACCAAGCAACATGGAAACTAACCCAAGAGAACATGTGAAGGCGGTGGAATTGCGTAGTGGAAAAACACTCGGGTCTAATGAGGAAAAGACCAAGCACGGTGAGGATGAGGTGAAAAATCGAggaggtaagtcttctaactctacatctacacctattgcacagaataaaattgttatccctccaccttttcctgcagcaatgaagaaagctaaattagatgcacaatttggtaaattttttgagatatttaaaaaattgcatattaacattccttttgctgatgctttattgaatatgccaagttatgcaaaattcttgaaagatatcttagcaaataagcggaagctagaagatcatatgacggtgaatttgaccgaaaattgctccgctttagttcaaaacaagatgcctccgaagcaaaaagatccagggagtttctcgataccttgcattattggtgacattaattttcataaagctttatgtgatcttggtgcgagtaTTAATCTGATGCTTTTTTCTGTGTTTAGGAGACTGGGATTAGGTGAAACCAAGCCAACTAGGATGTCGTTGCAGCTggctgacagatctgtcaagtatccacgtgggattatcgaagatgttctggtgaaagtggataagtttatttttcctgcagactttgtggtacttgacatggaggaagatTTAGAGATGCCTTTAATCCTAGGGAGACCTTTTCTGGCTACAGGGAAAGCACTGATTGATGTTGAGGAGGGGAAATTGAGACTGAGAGttggagaagaagaaattatttttgatgttttcaatactctcaagcacacaatgcacaatgatagttgctttcgtattgatgtcttggattcgcttgtttgtgattttgtgcaggatggattgaaagaaccattggaggccactctcactactgaaaagCAGAAGGACGAGCTAGACGAGGAAAAGATGGAGATGGTAGCTCATTTGAATGCCATTCCACCTTGGAGAAAGCAAGTGAGGCTTAGACTAGAGGAATTGGGAGACAGAAAAGATTTAATGCCTCAAAAGTCAAGCCTAGAGGAGCCACCTACTTTGGAGCTCAAACCATTACCTCCACATCTCAAGTACGTATATCtaggagaaaataataaattgcctgttattatttcctcttctttgacagatgATATGGAGAGTAAGCTCTTGGGAGTTCTCAAGGAGCATAAAGGAGCGTTCGCTTGGAAGGTTTCGGACATAAAAGGGATAAGTCCTTCgatctgcatgcacaaaattctgatggaagataaatactcacctctagcacaaccacaaaggagactcaatccaaagatgcaagaggtagtaaaagctgaaacaattaaacttctggatgcaggtattatctatcctatctctgatagtgcgtgggtaagtcctgtacaatgtgtgcctaaaaagggtgggattactgttattactaatgaaaaaaatgagttgATTCCCACTAGAACTGTTACGGGTTGGCGTGTATGCATAGATtataggaaattgaatgatgcaacccgtaaagatcactttcccttgccatttattgatcaaatgattgaacgattagcaggtcatgaattttattgctttttagatggatactcgggatacaatcaaatcacaattgcacctgaggaccaagagaaaactactttcacttgcCCTTATGGTACTTTTGCGTTTAGGCGTATGccctttggtttatgcaatgcacctgcaacatttcaaagatgcatgaccgctatctttcatgacatgactgaaaatttccttgaaatctttatggatgacttctttatttttggctcctcatttaatgaatgtttagagaatttgaacttGGTGTTAGTTAGATGTGAGGAGAGCAATTTGGTGTTGAATTGGGAGAAATGTCATTTTATGGTTCAAGAGGGGATTGTGTTAGGACACAAAGTATCGGAGAATGGAATTGAGGTTGACAAAGCCAAGGTGGAAGTAATCAAAAACTTACCCCCACCTTCATCAATAAAAGGAGTTAGAAGTTTCCTAGGGCATGCTGGTTTTTATAGgcgtttcattaaagatttttccaaaattgctAAACCTTTATCCTCTTTGTTGATGAAAGATGctgaatttaattttgattctaCTTGTCTACATGCATTCGAGATACTCAAGGAAAGCTTGGTGACAGCACCTGTTCTGACTGTCCCTGATTGGGAGCTACCGTTTGAGgtgatgtgcgatgctagtgataCAGCTGTTGGTGCGTTGCTGGGTCAAAGGaagaacaaggtatttcataccatctactatgcaagtaagactttaaatgatgctcaattgaattacGCTACTACTGAAAAGGAATTGCTTGCTATAGTATTTGCTTTtgacaaatttcattcataccttgttctgTCTAAAGTAACTGTGTATACAGATCATTCTGCCCTAAAATACTTGCTTGCTAAGAAAGATGCGAAACCTAGGTTAAttaggtggattttattattgcaagaatttgatctcgaAATTCGAGATAAAAAGGGTGTGGAAAATGTAGTTGCTGACCACCTGTCTAGGCTTGAGCATGTTGAAATTAAGGGCAGTGACGATGATATAGATGActggtttcctgatgaacaaTTGCTTGAGGTAAATGCGTACCCTTGGTATGccgattttgcaaattttcttgTCACTGGCACACCTCCACCTAATTTATTGtttcaccaaagaaagaaattcttttcagacgtgaaatattatttttgggaggaaccgttcttgtttaagatttgtgcagacTCCATGATAAGAAGATGTGTGGCGGAGGAGGAGACCAATCAAATTCTAAACCATtgtcatgaccgtgaggtaggtggtcacttTGGACCCATACGGacggcatctaaggtacttgaatgtggcttctaTTGGCCAACTCTTTTTAAGGATGCTCGTTTGTATGTTCTCAattgtgatagatgccaacgcACAGGTAATATTTCCAACCGTCATGAGATGCCTTTAAATAACATTATTGAGTGTGAAATatttgatgtgtgggggattgattttatgggtcctTTTCCTGCGTcttttgcaaagaaatttattcTGGTGGCAGTGGAGTATGTATCTAAATGGGTGGAGGCAGAGGCTTGTGCCACTAATGATGCACAAGTggtgttaaaatttttgaagaaacatatttttaatcgatttGGTGCACCACGTGCAATCAtaagtgatggtggcacccatttttgcaacaaaatttttgataaactgTTGGGCAAATATGGTGTCACCCACAAAGTTTCCACTCCATACCATCCCCAAACTAGTGGACAAGTTGAAGTATCCAATCgagaaattaagaggattttagaGAAGACGGTTAATGTGAATAGGAAGGACTGGTCCATTCGGTTAGATGATGCTTTGTGGGCGTATCgtactgcttttaaaacacctataggcactacaccatataggttgctttttggtaaagcatgtcatctaccaGTCGAATTAGAGCATAGAGCATATTGGGCGACCAAAGCACTAAACTTTGATTTTGCTCTTGCAGGTGAAAAACGATTGCTGCAGTTGAATCAGTTAGATGAGTTTCGGGGAAGAGCTTATGATCTTGCACTATCATACAAGGAACGCACCAAACGAGCCCATGACAAACACATTATAAGAAGGGAATTCAAAGTGGGTGAAGCGGTGTTGGTATACAATTCTCGCTTACGACTCTTTCCGGGCAAGCTAAAGtcaaggtggtcaggaccattcacTATAGCCAAGGTGTTCCCATCGGGTGCAGTGGTGTTGCATGATGGCAAGGACGGGACATTTACTGTGAACGCTCAAAGATTGAAGCACTATATCGGTGGCACAATTgagccacaaattggagtcaCTCGGCTCCATGACAGTCATTGAGGACATGGGTGAAGAGTCGAGCtctagactataaattgagaactacttctactccttattttgattttgattatagtttttttttttttttagttattaatcgcatcatttgcatttaggtagttgcatggcattgcattcaaattttttcccgaacacttctcgctcgggcggtcaaaactgACCGCCACAGCGGGTACTCGTTTTTAAAGAAAAGCGTTTTGCGAAAACGTCTCGCGAGGGCGGgaaaaatataccgccctagcgagtcgcgcagattaaaaaaatttttctccctgaaaacttctcgctcgggcggtcgattttgaccgccctagcgagtcgcatagattaacaaaaaattttttttccgaaaacttctcgctcgggcggtctgtttttaccgccctagcgagtcgcgcAGATTATAAATACTTTCCTATTCTCTTTTCCTCCCCACTTCGAACCCTACTCCTCCCTTCCGATTTTCGGCACCCCCCTCCATCTTTTGTACTCAATCCTTAttatttggtgatttttcaGGGCAAAGACTCAATCTTGGTCCATACACTCCACGAAGAAGCATTTAGGCTACAAGATTTTCTTCTCCGGCGGTCTTTCAAGCAACTCCGGTCATCTTCCACATATTCCGGTGAGCTTCTTCCGGCGACCCTCAACAATTTTCCAGCGGTTGGATACTTTGTGCACTCCAATCTCTACATGGCACCCAAAAGATCTAAGGTAACTTAGGGTGCTTCTAGTTCTCGTTCCACTCCATCTATGTT includes:
- the LOC142521777 gene encoding uncharacterized protein LOC142521777, whose protein sequence is MAEHRENDRQYVPEAIPIRDHFRPVINNHYSGIARGTINANNFELKPALIDMVQQNQFAGTATSDPHELATKFLAKYFPPAKSAQLKIEISTFRQIDFEQLYEAWERYKELLRKCPNHVFEDSVQIELFYNGLNGQTRGTVDAAAGGTIFVKSPEQAYDLLEQMTINSYQWPSERSGVKRTAGVYAVDPITSLTAQVFALTTQIAAMNKCKAVTLRSGKELEVQSPKERVESEKTVEEGETEGSKAEVEVEQPPVFKPTLPYPQRFKKKNLDNQFAKLLEIFKQIHINIPFADALDQMPNYAKFIKDVMSKKRKLQEFETVKLTEEWNWSLERSNQTLQLADRSLTYPRGIVEDVLVKVDKFIFPADFVILDMEEDHDAPLIVGKPFLGTGSALIDVHKGELTLRVGGEAVIFNIYHAMKGSNEVSTCKSIDVIDSCMSLECAGTRDPLESCLIGAAGTVDDDNWEVKEQKVALEALQKEKRKDAPLEELNVNEKIEVKPSSPDLKDLPSHLCYAFLDEKSTYPRRLNPVMKEVVKNEVLKLLNAGAIYAISDSSWVSPVQVVPKMGGITVVRNENDELISTCTVTGWRIVIQENAVWLCNAPATFQRFMMAIFADMVDEIMEVFMDDFTEFDFEVKDKKGSENQVADHLSRLELEEKKEEEAIQETFPDEQIFEVNSVLPWFDDIANFLSCGTLPPDLSHHQKKRFFHDVKFFCWNDPFVYKRCADQVIRRCMDGVEGHQILEQCHSSPYGGDFGASRQQLRCQRLGNISRRHELPLTNILEVELFDVCGIDFMGPFPPSFGHSYILLAVDYVSKWMEAIATNTNDARVVAKSVHKNIFTRFGTPRAIISDEGTHFCNKIFNLLLAKYSVKHKVTLAYHPQSNGQAEISN